The Nostoc sp. PCC 7524 nucleotide sequence TGCAAAACAACCTTGGGTCTAGTTCCTTCTTTACCTCCCATTGCTTGCCAAAATTCCCCAAAACTTTGTAAGTTACTCGGACGTAAACTAATCAGTCTCAAGGGAAGTTCTTGTCCTTCTAAGTTATCTGCAACAAAATTTTCGGGAAGTTTGCGATATCGCAGTAACACCTTCATCACTTCTCCTAAAAGTTGGTGTTCTGTCTGCACATCCTCGTCATTTTGTGGCCAAGCAGTAATTAGATAGGAACAATCCACCCTAGCTGGGGGACGTTTTCTCTTGGCTCGGCCACTACTTTGGCGTTCCACTGACCATGCACTGTTGCGTAACTCTAGATTCTCCTGTACATCATAAAGAAATAAGTTAATCGCTGGCTTTTGTTTAATTGCTCCTTGATAGGGAGTCACAAAACTGATAAAAACTTCCGTGTCTCCAGAAGGAATATCAGGTGGAAGCTCTCGCTTTAGGAGTAATTCTAAAGTGCTGTCTAGACCATCTAACATAATCTAAACAATGTGTATTTGATAACGCAGTAGCATTTGCAAACTAATACAATGAAATTACTGCTAGTCCCAAATAATACAACCAGTTAGTAGCAAATTGTACAAAATATACATTAAATATTATTTATAAATATTGCAACTATTGCTAATAAGTATAAAAACCGTAATTTTTTGAAAAAGTTGGAAATTGAATGAATTGGCTTGGAAGATATGAATTTGTGATTTCGGAATTTTGCGACTGTGCTACAAATCAGTCTCCAACTTTTCTCAGTGATTTCGCAAACATACGTAACAATTAAACCTAAAAATTACGTTATATAATAAACACGCAAAATTTTTAGCTAACGTAAATAATTAAGTAATAATTAAGTATAGTTCAGCACTATTCTTTTATCGCAATCCTTCATTTGATAGAGGAGATCATCCATGTACCACCAGCAAACATCTCAAAAAGCTTCTGCCTCTATTAGAACAACACCAAAAAATCAAGACATTGCTCCCAGTCAAAGTTATGGGTCATTATCCTCAGTGGTACAGAGAGTGCAACAAGACCCAAATAGCGTCAGTGAAGATGAGAGACAGCAGTTAGAGAGTGCGATCGGTACAAGGTCAACAAAAGAGATGATTGCCGGGAAGCAAACGCCGTGGGTTCCTGAATTTCAAGGGATTTCCGCGCAGCTTTGGGGAAATTCTGGACAAGCACCAATACAAGCCAAAAGAATGGATGATGTTGGTATATGTGAAGCGCAGCCAGAAAACAAAACTGGATTACCAGATCACCTCAAGGCTGGGATAGAAAATCTCTCTGGGATGGCGATCGATGATGTGAGTGTTCACTACAATTCTTCCCAGCCATCACAGTTACAAGCGTTAGCCTACACACAGGGAAGTGATATTCATCTTGCACCAGGACAAGAGCAGCATTTACCCCATGAGGCTTGGCACGTTGTACAGCAAAAACAGGGAAGGGTAAAACCGACGATACAGGCGCAGGGCGTAGGGATTAATGATGATCAGGGTTTGGAGAAAGAAGCCGATGTAATGGGTACGAAAGCATTGCAGATGAGACATTCTCAGCAAGTTGCTCAATCGATGACAAGGAAGATACAGCAGGAAAAGGCGGGTGGAGGTAGCGATCGCGTAATCCAACGGGTGGGGGGTGTGAAAATTGGTTTCGACTATAATATCTCCGATGATGAAAAAGTGAAAGAGGGTCAAAAACTCTTAAAAACTACATGGGAAAATGCTAGAAAGGCTCGACACGACGCAAAAATAGGAACTGAGAAGACCGATATTGAGAACGCCGCCCAAGAGATCATTAATGTTCGTAAAAGAGCGAAAGAACGCGAAGAATATAAAGCTAACCAACTAAAGGAACCGAGCAACTATCCCGCATCTGTCGATGACGTACTTCCGGAAATTAAAGCAGACAAGACTAAACGTGGCTTCAGTCAGTATTACGCGGAAAAGCTGACATCTGATAATAAAAATAAGCAGGAAAAGCTATTAAAAGCAACTGAACCTTTTAAAGACGGTAAGCTCCGAATTGCCCATGATCAAGTAACAATCGAGTACAACCCTAACGAGAAACCTTACCAGAAAAAAGATTATCTCAAAATTGCTACGCTGAAGAAAGGCACTGACGCTTTCACCATCAAGTTCCCGGCGGAAACGTCTGGTTCTGCCCGTGATATCTACTTGAAGTATGGAGTTGAAAACAGCTTTACTACCGATGACCCCAAGGAATATGTGAAGGATAGCCGTGGGGTGATGACCCGCCGCTACGCCTATGTCGAGAAGAACTACTATCAAATGATGGAGTTTTTCATGACTCATCACATGGAGGGTCGGTTTCAGTCCTATATGCGTGCGGCTGGGGAGACTAAGCCGAATATCTATGAACACCGGGATGAGGGCGTGGATCTGGTTCGAGGAAGCAGCAAGACGAAGGATGAGACAGTTCCCCTGACAATTGAACAGCTCGCCGTTGCTCACCAGAAGCTTGGTAGCGGACCTCAGCAGCGCGGTGTGAGCCTGACTGCAACGCCTAAAGTGAACGCCACTTATGTGAACACAGGTGAGAACTTCCGTACAAATCGCGGCTTCCGCCTGAAGGTGGATCTCTCCAAAGTCCCACAGGGAGTAACAAACGCGCCTCTACTGATCAACCATTACTCTCAGGGCGGCGTGATCGATGCTGAAAAGACAGGCGAAGGCTATGATACCTCGCGTGTGCGCGGGGAAAAAAGCAAGTACCCATATAAAGAAAGCTCTATCCATGCACGAGAGCTGTTATTAGAGCATCTCAAGCCTGAATGGATCGTCGCCATAGAATATCACGATCAAGATAACAAGACCGGGACGGGAACGGGCAGTACAATCATTGACACCAAAACAGACCTGAAAGGTAAGAAGTCAATACTCGAACTGGCGAAAGAACAGTTTGGTGGAAATAAATATCAGGAAGGTTTCAATTTTGGACTCCGCCGGGACAAAAATACCAAGGTAACCAATCCGTATTTTGATGGTGACAAGAATTTTCAGGAGGGTTTTGAAGGTGGCCGACTCTTTGTCACTGGATGGACAGAAGGACAGGGAGAATATAATCGAAGTGGCAGGATGACAGATGAGACAGAACGATTAAGAACAGGCCTCACAATGCCTCAGCATATCTATGATCAGACTATGAAAAAGAAAGAGCATGAGGACAAGTTTGATTTCTACCGCATGGGCTACCTTTGGGGGCGCTCAGGGAAGGCACTGATTACGTCATATGAGGATCTGCCGACACCGAAGTAATCAGCTTTTGAAGGGTACTGTTGAGTTAAACAGAGAGATCGCCACATACGGTCAATGATTTTAAGTGCGATCGCCTGATCTTGTCGGGTAAAAACTAAAAGCGCGATCGCCCAAATACTCTGCTCCATATTCATATATTACCAAAGGAATATCCAGTGGATTCGACAACAGCAGGAACCCATGTTTCCAGAAATAGAAATTAGTCCCGATTTAAATGGCTTGCAACCTCTCCTACAAAGATTAGATTGGCTAATCCAACAAGCTATGTCTGCTCTCCAATCTCAGCAAAGATCAGAGGGAGAAATGGGCGTTTCATGGTTACAAAAAACTCAAATATCAGCACCAAAAATTACAATTCGTGCAGATTCGCTCTTAGCATGGTTGCAAAGAACTTCTAACTTATCCGATTTTGACTTGGATATATTAGCGATTTCCCTAGCACCAGAATTAGATTGTCACTATGAACGGATCTATACTTATCTTCAAGATGATCTGAGTAACAAAAGACCTACTGTAGATATGGTCTTAAACTTGCTCTGTTCTACTATTCCCGAAAAGCTATCACGCCGTCAACATTTTACAACCAATGCACCCCTAATTTACCACCGTCTACTCCATCTCTCCCCAGAACCTCATCAGCAATCTACACTTCTGGCGCATCGTCTGATACTCGACTCTCAAGTGGTGAGATTGCTATTGCAGCAACCGGGGTTAGATTCGCGCCTGGGTGATTGTTGTCAATTAATAGCACCCAGCATATATTCTGTTAGTTTATCTCTCAAACCAGATGTGCAAACAGCACTAAAAGCTTTAGTAAGAGAAGACTGGCAAAAACAACAACCTCTACTACTCTATTTTCAAGGAACTGATAGCACTGGTAAACGTCGCAACGCCGAAATTCTCGCTCATACTCTGGAAGTTCCGTTGTTAATCGCTGACTTGGTACGGATGGTAGAGGATAAAGCCAGTTTTGCGGAAAAACTACAAATACTGTGGCGGGAAGCTTGGTTTTTTAACTATTTGCTGTATCTGGATAACTTCGATGTTCTCTACCTTCCAGAACATCAAGTTCTCCATCACTCCTTTTGCAGAGAATTAGAAAAAAATCGAGGTATTACTATCATCTCCGGGGTGCAGAATTGGATACCCACAGGCACAACCGCAACCGGGTTAATTACAGTCAACTTTACCATTCCTGAGTCCAACCAACGTAGAGAATGCTGGCAAACTCAACTACAAGCAGCCCAGATAACTATTACAGAGCAAGAGTTAGATGTTTTGAGCGATCGCTTCCTATTGACTCCAGACCAAATTGCTGATGCTGTCGCTACTGCCTATAATACCGCCCGTTGGCAACAAATTAACTCAATCGGCAGCACAGAAAAACCACTACCATCATTTTTGAATTTATGTAACGCAGCTCGCGCTCAATCCGGGCATGATTTAGGGAACCTCGCCCAAAAAATTACACCCAAATATACTTGGGATGATATTGTATTGCATTCTAATCAAATAACACAATTAAAAGATATTTGCAAAGAAGCAGAATATCGAGATTTAGTACATCAAAAATGGGGGTTTGCAGCTAAATTATCTTATGGCAAAGGTCTAAATGTGCTATTTTCTGGTGCTTCCGGTACAGGTAAAACTATGGCAGCCGAGGTAATTGCTCATCAACTGCAACTAGACCTTTATAAAATTGATTTATCACAAATAGTTAGTAAATATATCGGTGAGACAGAAAAGAACCTCAATCGGATTTTTACTGCTGCCAGTAATTCTAATGCTATCCTGTTTTTTGATGAAGCCGATGCCTTATTTGGCAAACGTTCGGAAGTGCAAGATGCTCGCGATCGCTACGCCAATATCGAAGTAGGTTATCTATTACAAAAAATGGAAGAATATGACGGTATAACAATTTTAACTACCAATCTCCGTAGCAATATAGATGCAGCTTTTGAGCGCCGACTCCGATTTATTATTGAGTTTCCTTTACCAGATATCAGCAATCGTCGCCTGATTTGGCAGAAAATTTTCCCCAAAAATGCCCCCTGTAGTCCTAATCTGGATTTAGACTTCTTTGCAGATAATTTTGAAATTACAGGGGCTATTATTCGCAATATCGCATTAACGGCAGCTTTTTTAGCAGCCGATGATGGCGGAGTAATTGAGATGGTACATTTAATTCGCGCAATACGTCGAGAGTTTCAGAAAATAGGACAAATTCTCAGGGATAAAGATTTAGGTCAATATGTAGATTTACGTTGATTACACTAGACATCTCCAGAAATTAAATATGCGTTTTCCAGAAATCTTGTAGAGACGTTCCCTGGAACATCTCTACTATAGCAGTCGCCATATAAATTAGGACATCCAAAAATCCTAAAACCATTACAACCCACATTCCGCACCCATAAGTATCACAGAGTGAAATAACGGAGAAGAAACATCGAAGTGAGAATAAAAACAGACATACTGAGTGTCAAAAGACATTTGAGTAACAATAAACCAGCAAAAATGGCATCAAAACCTATTCTCAATAAGTACCAATAAGAACTAAGGGAATAGGAAGGAGTGAGAGATAAATAAAAGAAGACGTTGAAGAGGAAAATGATAAATTAGACTCATAAAGCCTGCGAAAAACCTAAATTATTGGCAAAAAGAAAAAGAGCTATGAATCAAAGAGATTAGCTCATGATATTGGAGAAATAAAATTAATAGAGAGAAGAGTTAGCTGGCTAATTGATAATAAATTAAACAATCATCAGGTAAAAGATTTAAGATAAAGTCTCTTTCGGGATTCCAATTAGAGATGTGTTTTTCATTCTTAAATTTAACTAAATGAATAGACTGAAAGCATTGAAAAATCCAGCGTAAAGTGGGGCGGTCAGTCGATTTACCTAACTGATTCTTAATTGTTGATTGAGATTTTCTGAGTGCAGTCCTGATTTGACGTTGAGCCAAGGTATAAACTAGCAGACATAAACCCATAATCATTGCCAATGACTCTATTCTCTCTGGACTTTTGAGGAAAATACTGTCGGCAAAAAATAATGGGTCTTTCAGGAAAGCAAATCCTCTTTCACAAGACTGCTGGGCTTTATATTCATTCAACATCGAGTCATTGCTAAGTTCATTTAAATCTAAAACATTAGTGGCAATAATGAAACGTCCTGCACCCAGAACTTCTGTGTTAATTTTACTTTCGTCCTGGGAAACTGTCGCTGATATTTGGTATGCTGTTTCTACTTGATTATCTTGATTTTTGAACTTGATTTCAGTAACTTGGCTCGACTGAATTTGATGGTATTTAAATTGTTTTGATAGTTTGGTTAATGCCTTGACAGCATCAACCTCACAAGCAAATTTATCTTTTGATAATTCTTTTAACTCAAGAACAGCTTTCGATTCAGCTTTCGTAATTTTTTGTGAAAGTTTACGCAGGTCTGATGCTTTTCGCTCTTGACTTTGCACTACCAACCATCTTTGCTCTATTCCTGCATAACTTACAATTTTTGCAGCAAATTTATATCCTGGTAAGTTACTATCAATAAATTCTGATGCTGCTAATGTTGATATTAATGATTGTGCTGCTTTAATGGTTAATGGCACTCGACATAACCAACGTAAATCCGACATTAATTTCAGATTTGATTCTGTGTATAAAGCCGAGTCTGCAACTATGAGACTATCAACTTCTAATTGTTTTTGATACTCTACTGCTATTTGACCAAAGCAGGATGAGTCAGCTTGATTTCCAGATGCTAATTTTAAAAATATTGGTATATCTCCATCTCCCGAACATATTAGTTCTATGATAAATTGTTTTAAGTCTGG carries:
- a CDS encoding DUF4255 domain-containing protein, translating into MLDGLDSTLELLLKRELPPDIPSGDTEVFISFVTPYQGAIKQKPAINLFLYDVQENLELRNSAWSVERQSSGRAKRKRPPARVDCSYLITAWPQNDEDVQTEHQLLGEVMKVLLRYRKLPENFVADNLEGQELPLRLISLRPSNLQSFGEFWQAMGGKEGTRPKVVLHCTVTISVPVDETGEEVRLVGVYQPKTGDR
- a CDS encoding eCIS core domain-containing protein: MYHQQTSQKASASIRTTPKNQDIAPSQSYGSLSSVVQRVQQDPNSVSEDERQQLESAIGTRSTKEMIAGKQTPWVPEFQGISAQLWGNSGQAPIQAKRMDDVGICEAQPENKTGLPDHLKAGIENLSGMAIDDVSVHYNSSQPSQLQALAYTQGSDIHLAPGQEQHLPHEAWHVVQQKQGRVKPTIQAQGVGINDDQGLEKEADVMGTKALQMRHSQQVAQSMTRKIQQEKAGGGSDRVIQRVGGVKIGFDYNISDDEKVKEGQKLLKTTWENARKARHDAKIGTEKTDIENAAQEIINVRKRAKEREEYKANQLKEPSNYPASVDDVLPEIKADKTKRGFSQYYAEKLTSDNKNKQEKLLKATEPFKDGKLRIAHDQVTIEYNPNEKPYQKKDYLKIATLKKGTDAFTIKFPAETSGSARDIYLKYGVENSFTTDDPKEYVKDSRGVMTRRYAYVEKNYYQMMEFFMTHHMEGRFQSYMRAAGETKPNIYEHRDEGVDLVRGSSKTKDETVPLTIEQLAVAHQKLGSGPQQRGVSLTATPKVNATYVNTGENFRTNRGFRLKVDLSKVPQGVTNAPLLINHYSQGGVIDAEKTGEGYDTSRVRGEKSKYPYKESSIHARELLLEHLKPEWIVAIEYHDQDNKTGTGTGSTIIDTKTDLKGKKSILELAKEQFGGNKYQEGFNFGLRRDKNTKVTNPYFDGDKNFQEGFEGGRLFVTGWTEGQGEYNRSGRMTDETERLRTGLTMPQHIYDQTMKKKEHEDKFDFYRMGYLWGRSGKALITSYEDLPTPK
- a CDS encoding ATP-binding protein, translated to MFPEIEISPDLNGLQPLLQRLDWLIQQAMSALQSQQRSEGEMGVSWLQKTQISAPKITIRADSLLAWLQRTSNLSDFDLDILAISLAPELDCHYERIYTYLQDDLSNKRPTVDMVLNLLCSTIPEKLSRRQHFTTNAPLIYHRLLHLSPEPHQQSTLLAHRLILDSQVVRLLLQQPGLDSRLGDCCQLIAPSIYSVSLSLKPDVQTALKALVREDWQKQQPLLLYFQGTDSTGKRRNAEILAHTLEVPLLIADLVRMVEDKASFAEKLQILWREAWFFNYLLYLDNFDVLYLPEHQVLHHSFCRELEKNRGITIISGVQNWIPTGTTATGLITVNFTIPESNQRRECWQTQLQAAQITITEQELDVLSDRFLLTPDQIADAVATAYNTARWQQINSIGSTEKPLPSFLNLCNAARAQSGHDLGNLAQKITPKYTWDDIVLHSNQITQLKDICKEAEYRDLVHQKWGFAAKLSYGKGLNVLFSGASGTGKTMAAEVIAHQLQLDLYKIDLSQIVSKYIGETEKNLNRIFTAASNSNAILFFDEADALFGKRSEVQDARDRYANIEVGYLLQKMEEYDGITILTTNLRSNIDAAFERRLRFIIEFPLPDISNRRLIWQKIFPKNAPCSPNLDLDFFADNFEITGAIIRNIALTAAFLAADDGGVIEMVHLIRAIRREFQKIGQILRDKDLGQYVDLR
- a CDS encoding IS1634 family transposase, yielding MEIQNIDHLGIVAGIIDRIGLVEIINELIGVEKGEKISSGHVVKAMILNGLGFVSKPLYMFPKYFETIACEHLMGVGVKPEYLNDDKLGRVMDKLFIKGLDTIFSIIALKAAQKFGVSLSSSHLDSSSMHVHGQYNTRLPEVIFENQQIGNTQESEELVVKSPKEITITYGYSRDHRPDLKQFIIELICSGDGDIPIFLKLASGNQADSSCFGQIAVEYQKQLEVDSLIVADSALYTESNLKLMSDLRWLCRVPLTIKAAQSLISTLAASEFIDSNLPGYKFAAKIVSYAGIEQRWLVVQSQERKASDLRKLSQKITKAESKAVLELKELSKDKFACEVDAVKALTKLSKQFKYHQIQSSQVTEIKFKNQDNQVETAYQISATVSQDESKINTEVLGAGRFIIATNVLDLNELSNDSMLNEYKAQQSCERGFAFLKDPLFFADSIFLKSPERIESLAMIMGLCLLVYTLAQRQIRTALRKSQSTIKNQLGKSTDRPTLRWIFQCFQSIHLVKFKNEKHISNWNPERDFILNLLPDDCLIYYQLAS